A stretch of the Mycolicibacterium celeriflavum genome encodes the following:
- a CDS encoding aldehyde dehydrogenase family protein, with protein sequence MTQVQTDSGVLAGDERMLIDGELQTTASGATFEVIHPASEEVAGRATDGTVEDMARAVGAARRAFDETDWSRDLEFRYHCLTQLHDALERNKERLRRVLITEVGCPVSVTGSQIESPIEEVKHWAEHGRAFDYLVDNGVHDTPLGPARRKIHYEPVGVVGAITPWNVPFYLNVAETVPALMAGNTVVLKPAQLTPWSGSEYGRIVAEETDIPAGVFNVVVSNANEVGAALSADPRVDMITFTGSTATGRAILAAGAPTVKKTLLELGGKSAHIVLDDADFNSALPMAAMMACVMSGQSCILPSRILLPRSRYDEGVEVLKTMMEGFPVGDPWTPGNMQGPQISETQRQKVLGLIKSGIDSGARLVTGGGIPENLPTGYYTQPTLLADVDPNSQVAQEEIFGPVLTVTPYDTDDEAVAIANNTIYGLSGEVSSGDVDRAFAVACRMRTGNVTINGKSHFGIASPFGGTKQSGLGYRNGEEGYKEYLEAKTIGMPDTVEP encoded by the coding sequence CGACGTTCGAGGTGATCCATCCGGCCAGCGAGGAGGTCGCGGGCCGGGCCACCGACGGAACGGTCGAGGACATGGCGCGCGCGGTCGGCGCGGCGCGGCGCGCGTTCGACGAGACCGACTGGTCGCGTGATCTGGAGTTCCGTTACCACTGCCTGACCCAGCTGCACGACGCCCTCGAGCGGAACAAGGAGAGGTTGCGCCGGGTCCTGATCACCGAGGTCGGCTGTCCGGTCTCGGTGACCGGCAGCCAGATCGAGAGCCCGATCGAAGAGGTTAAGCACTGGGCCGAGCACGGACGCGCGTTCGACTATCTGGTCGACAACGGTGTGCACGACACCCCGCTGGGCCCGGCGCGGCGCAAGATCCACTACGAGCCCGTCGGCGTGGTCGGGGCGATCACGCCGTGGAATGTGCCGTTCTATCTCAACGTCGCCGAGACGGTGCCGGCGTTGATGGCCGGCAACACCGTGGTGCTCAAGCCCGCGCAGCTGACGCCGTGGTCGGGCAGCGAGTACGGACGCATCGTGGCCGAGGAGACCGACATCCCCGCCGGCGTGTTCAACGTCGTGGTGTCGAATGCCAACGAGGTCGGCGCGGCGCTGTCGGCGGATCCGCGCGTCGACATGATCACGTTCACCGGGTCGACGGCGACCGGGCGGGCGATCCTGGCAGCGGGTGCACCGACGGTGAAGAAGACGCTGCTGGAGCTGGGCGGCAAGTCCGCACACATCGTGCTCGACGACGCCGATTTCAATTCGGCGTTGCCGATGGCCGCGATGATGGCGTGCGTCATGAGTGGGCAGTCCTGCATCCTACCGAGCCGGATCTTGTTGCCGCGCAGCCGTTATGACGAAGGTGTCGAGGTCCTCAAGACGATGATGGAGGGCTTCCCGGTCGGCGACCCGTGGACGCCGGGCAACATGCAGGGCCCGCAGATCAGCGAGACCCAACGCCAGAAGGTGTTGGGTTTGATCAAGAGTGGCATCGACTCGGGTGCGCGGTTGGTCACCGGCGGCGGCATCCCGGAGAACCTACCGACCGGCTACTACACCCAGCCGACACTGCTGGCCGACGTCGACCCCAATTCGCAAGTGGCGCAGGAGGAGATCTTCGGCCCCGTACTCACGGTCACCCCGTACGACACCGACGACGAGGCCGTCGCGATCGCCAACAACACGATCTACGGCCTGTCCGGCGAGGTGAGCAGCGGCGACGTGGACCGCGCGTTCGCGGTGGCCTGCCGGATGCGCACCGGCAACGTCACGATCAACGGCAAGAGCCACTTCGGCATCGCAAGCCCGTTCGGTGGCACCAAGCAGAGCGGTCTGGGATACCGCAACGGCGAAGAGGGTTACAAGGAGTACCTGGAAGCGAAGACCATCGGCATGCCGGACACGGTTGAACCGTGA
- a CDS encoding nuclear transport factor 2 family protein, with protein sequence MNQAKSDEAEIAALLYRYARAVDTKDWELYRSVFTDDAVIDYSSAGAVVGSRDEVVDWFSANFGVIQWSMHYITNIEAEIHGDAAKVRAMFYNPMQLPGTTEPSSCGGYYHHELVRTSDGWRSRNLREENVWFVNGPAQ encoded by the coding sequence GTGAATCAGGCCAAGAGTGACGAGGCCGAGATCGCTGCTCTGCTGTACCGCTACGCCCGCGCCGTCGACACCAAGGACTGGGAGTTGTACCGCTCGGTGTTCACCGACGACGCGGTGATCGACTACTCGTCGGCGGGCGCCGTCGTGGGTAGCCGCGACGAGGTGGTCGACTGGTTCTCCGCGAATTTCGGCGTAATTCAGTGGAGCATGCACTACATCACCAACATCGAAGCCGAAATCCACGGCGACGCAGCCAAAGTCAGGGCGATGTTCTACAACCCGATGCAGCTGCCCGGCACGACCGAGCCCAGTAGCTGCGGCGGCTACTACCACCACGAATTGGTGCGCACCTCAGACGGTTGGCGCAGCCGCAACCTGCGCGAGGAAAACGTCTGGTTCGTCAACGGCCCCGCTCAGTAA
- a CDS encoding TetR/AcrR family transcriptional regulator, with translation MPERWTRERRLEHTRNLLLDAAEDVFARKGLTGAALEDIADVAGYTRGAIYSHFGAKEELFLEVVDRQRQRFLDGFNDIIQSFARLDELSVDELAERWRQVGSDPNRAALNYELTLYLLRNPEARERLDAQRRETVRSLAEFISKNVARMGAKLTIPADSLAQLILAVNDGVTLGSHLDGADLYRPYLQLIVGSIVAQG, from the coding sequence ATGCCGGAGCGGTGGACCAGGGAGCGACGTCTCGAGCACACGCGCAACCTGCTGCTCGACGCCGCCGAGGATGTGTTCGCCCGCAAGGGTCTGACCGGCGCCGCGCTCGAAGACATCGCGGACGTGGCCGGCTACACCCGCGGCGCGATTTATTCGCACTTTGGCGCCAAGGAGGAGTTGTTCTTGGAGGTCGTGGACCGGCAACGGCAGCGATTCCTCGACGGCTTCAACGACATCATCCAGTCCTTCGCTCGATTGGACGAACTCAGCGTCGACGAACTCGCCGAGCGGTGGCGCCAAGTGGGCAGCGACCCTAACCGAGCGGCCCTGAACTACGAACTCACGCTCTATCTGCTGCGGAATCCGGAGGCTCGCGAACGACTCGATGCGCAACGGCGCGAAACCGTTCGATCGCTGGCAGAGTTCATCAGCAAGAACGTCGCCCGGATGGGCGCAAAACTCACCATTCCCGCCGATTCGTTGGCTCAGTTGATCCTCGCGGTCAACGACGGCGTGACGCTCGGCAGCCATCTGGACGGGGCGGACCTCTACCGTCCGTATCTCCAGCTGATTGTGGGGAGCATCGTCGCGCAGGGCTGA
- a CDS encoding aromatic ring-hydroxylating oxygenase subunit alpha — MTQVIRSGEWLRPDSGIGLGLDDVEPGTFNMSISTDRYTCPEYAALERERIWSRVWQVVGRVDDLPKVGDWKRYQILDQSYVIVRGKDEKLRGFVNACRHRGNMLCMTNTGNAKRGLLCQYHLWSYDLEGKLRGVLRENLSGQIDKSDNSLLAVSVDTFGGFIFLNPDPDAQPLREYLGDKVIELIEPYRLDQMTTVMDVREALDCNWKVVMDAFEEGYHINGIHPQLLAVLNIDPATTRYQFFENHSVAVAPFEVQGAGAQKQVDGIMALPETFPGTAAVIPRFQELVAPYQNADGEVEFPESVTARSLLQQATRDTLTGFGLDVSGLTDDQMSDNQGWVLFPNFFMTVRAGECHIIMAVPHPDGDPNRCIWHVSSYMFLPAEHRDAFRADLIEVEEPGSYKYFEALHQDYVQMPRQQKGLRNNRLDHMSLVKEEVVIGHFHSVIDRYMAEATS; from the coding sequence ATGACACAGGTAATCCGCTCCGGCGAGTGGCTCAGACCGGATTCAGGTATCGGCCTCGGCCTAGACGACGTCGAGCCGGGGACGTTCAACATGAGCATCTCAACGGACCGTTACACCTGCCCCGAGTACGCTGCGCTCGAACGCGAACGCATCTGGTCGCGGGTGTGGCAGGTCGTCGGGCGCGTCGACGACTTGCCCAAGGTCGGCGATTGGAAGCGGTATCAGATCCTCGACCAGTCCTACGTCATCGTCCGCGGTAAGGACGAGAAACTGCGGGGCTTCGTCAATGCATGTCGGCACCGCGGAAACATGCTGTGCATGACGAACACGGGAAATGCCAAGCGTGGCTTACTGTGTCAGTACCATTTGTGGTCCTACGACTTGGAAGGCAAGCTCCGCGGTGTGCTGCGGGAGAACTTGTCCGGCCAGATCGACAAGAGCGATAACTCGCTTTTGGCGGTCTCGGTGGACACCTTCGGTGGGTTCATCTTCCTCAATCCCGACCCCGATGCCCAACCCCTTCGGGAATACCTGGGCGACAAGGTGATCGAGCTGATCGAGCCTTACCGCCTCGACCAGATGACCACCGTGATGGACGTCCGTGAGGCCTTAGACTGCAACTGGAAAGTCGTCATGGACGCTTTCGAAGAGGGCTACCACATCAACGGAATCCACCCGCAGTTGCTCGCCGTCCTCAACATCGACCCGGCGACGACCCGCTACCAGTTCTTCGAGAACCACAGCGTCGCCGTGGCACCGTTCGAAGTGCAAGGCGCCGGCGCACAGAAGCAGGTCGACGGCATCATGGCTCTGCCGGAGACGTTTCCGGGCACGGCCGCGGTGATTCCGCGTTTCCAGGAGCTCGTGGCGCCCTACCAGAACGCGGACGGTGAGGTGGAATTCCCCGAGAGCGTGACGGCACGGAGCCTGCTGCAGCAGGCTACCCGCGACACCCTCACCGGCTTCGGTCTCGACGTCAGCGGACTCACCGATGACCAGATGAGCGACAACCAGGGCTGGGTGCTGTTCCCGAACTTCTTCATGACTGTCCGGGCCGGCGAATGCCACATCATCATGGCGGTGCCACATCCCGACGGCGACCCGAACCGCTGCATCTGGCACGTCAGCAGCTACATGTTCCTGCCCGCCGAACACCGAGATGCCTTCCGCGCGGATCTGATCGAGGTCGAAGAGCCCGGGAGCTACAAGTACTTCGAGGCGCTGCACCAGGATTACGTCCAGATGCCCCGCCAGCAGAAGGGTTTGCGCAACAACCGGCTCGATCACATGTCGCTGGTGAAGGAGGAGGTCGTGATCGGCCACTTTCACTCCGTCATCGACCGATACATGGCCGAAGCCACGTCTTGA
- a CDS encoding SDR family NAD(P)-dependent oxidoreductase produces the protein MSFEDTTAVVTGGAAGLGLAITEALAARGAKVAIFDIAAEQIDTQVDRLRGEGAKIAGYVVDVSNRTAVEAAVAQVRADLGPVLILVNNAGIEQFGKFAEITDEQWDHVMAVNLRGPFICTQVVLPDMIGAQWGRIVNISSSSAQGGQSRMAAYVSSKAGVIGFTKSLALELGPKGITVNTIPPGMVVTPMLEKAIEEGRFTASLEHFAKITPVRRAGRPEDIANAAIFLCQDESDYITGQVIPVNGGRRT, from the coding sequence ATGTCCTTTGAAGACACCACCGCCGTCGTGACCGGTGGCGCGGCCGGCCTGGGGCTGGCGATCACCGAGGCACTTGCCGCCCGCGGCGCCAAGGTCGCGATTTTCGACATCGCCGCGGAGCAGATCGACACACAGGTCGACCGTTTGCGCGGCGAAGGCGCGAAGATCGCAGGTTACGTCGTAGACGTCTCGAACCGAACTGCGGTCGAAGCTGCCGTGGCGCAGGTGCGGGCGGATCTGGGCCCCGTACTGATTTTGGTCAACAACGCCGGCATCGAGCAGTTCGGCAAGTTCGCCGAGATCACCGACGAGCAATGGGACCATGTCATGGCGGTCAACCTGCGCGGGCCGTTCATCTGCACGCAGGTGGTGCTGCCCGACATGATTGGGGCCCAATGGGGCCGCATCGTCAACATCTCCTCGTCGAGCGCACAGGGCGGGCAGTCACGCATGGCCGCCTACGTCAGTTCCAAGGCCGGCGTGATCGGGTTCACCAAGAGCCTCGCGCTCGAACTCGGGCCGAAAGGCATCACGGTCAACACCATTCCACCCGGCATGGTGGTCACTCCGATGCTGGAAAAGGCGATCGAGGAAGGCCGGTTCACCGCGTCACTGGAGCACTTCGCCAAGATCACCCCGGTCCGCCGCGCGGGCCGGCCCGAGGACATCGCCAACGCGGCTATCTTCCTGTGTCAGGACGAATCCGACTACATCACCGGCCAAGTCATTCCCGTCAACGGGGGGCGCCGGACATGA
- a CDS encoding carboxymuconolactone decarboxylase family protein gives MTSTHNTRPLLTPLTADEWGDDEYAAFGALLGLPGEKVPRAGSGHAADPLNFDIIGLLARHPKMARHFLTFNGWLLQRGELPLRLRELAILRVAQARRSAFFWAEHSKVATEGGLPSDVIDHLAEGNDGFAGVDRLVLEATDQLLTQGHADAATWQRLADELGTHQAMELVFVVGTYAMLAMAFSTWQLSPPADSPLLPEPRS, from the coding sequence ATGACCTCAACCCACAACACCAGACCGCTCCTCACGCCGCTGACGGCTGACGAATGGGGCGACGACGAGTACGCCGCGTTCGGCGCGCTACTGGGCCTCCCGGGCGAGAAGGTTCCGCGCGCTGGTTCAGGCCATGCCGCCGACCCGCTCAACTTCGACATCATCGGCCTGCTCGCTCGTCACCCAAAGATGGCCCGCCACTTCCTGACGTTCAACGGCTGGCTGTTGCAGCGCGGCGAATTGCCCTTGAGGTTGCGCGAATTGGCGATCCTGCGCGTCGCTCAGGCCCGCCGGTCCGCGTTCTTCTGGGCCGAGCACTCCAAGGTCGCCACCGAAGGTGGGCTACCCTCCGACGTTATCGACCACTTAGCCGAGGGCAACGACGGCTTCGCCGGTGTCGACCGGTTGGTGCTCGAGGCCACCGATCAACTGCTGACTCAGGGCCACGCCGACGCTGCGACGTGGCAACGCCTCGCCGACGAACTGGGTACGCACCAGGCGATGGAACTCGTCTTCGTGGTCGGCACCTACGCGATGCTGGCGATGGCCTTCAGCACATGGCAGTTGTCGCCCCCGGCCGACAGTCCGCTCTTACCCGAACCGCGGAGTTGA
- the rlmN gene encoding 23S rRNA (adenine(2503)-C(2))-methyltransferase RlmN, translating to MADSPAALPLVFDPPRRAMPPRHFADLDEDGRAAAVGELGLPAFRGKQLANQYYGRLIADPHAMTDLPAAVRDHVADALFPALLDAVREIETDAGETRKMLWRAVDGTTFESVLMRYPQRNTVCISSQAGCGMACPFCATGQGGLQRNLSTAEILEQVRAAAVELRDRDGDGIALAARGGRLSNIVFMGMGEPLANYNRVLAAVRRILAPPPNGFGISARSVTVSTVGLAPAIRKLADERLGVTLALSLHAPDDELRDTLVPVNNRWKVSEALDAARYYADVTGRRVSIEYALIRDVNDQPWRADLLGKRLHGALGPLVHVNVIPLNPTPGSEWDASPKPAEREFVRRVRERGVSCTVRDTRGREIAAACGQLAAQG from the coding sequence ATGGCTGACTCTCCTGCGGCCCTGCCGCTCGTCTTCGATCCGCCGCGCCGCGCAATGCCGCCGCGGCATTTCGCGGACCTCGACGAGGATGGCCGCGCCGCCGCCGTCGGCGAACTGGGACTGCCGGCGTTCCGGGGCAAGCAGTTGGCCAACCAGTACTACGGCAGGCTGATCGCCGACCCGCATGCCATGACCGACCTGCCGGCCGCGGTGCGCGACCACGTTGCCGATGCGCTGTTCCCGGCGCTGCTCGATGCGGTGCGCGAGATCGAGACCGATGCGGGCGAGACGCGCAAGATGTTGTGGCGCGCGGTGGACGGCACCACGTTCGAGTCGGTGCTGATGCGTTACCCGCAGCGCAACACCGTGTGCATCTCCTCGCAGGCGGGATGCGGCATGGCCTGCCCGTTCTGCGCGACGGGCCAAGGCGGGCTCCAGCGCAACTTGTCGACCGCCGAGATCCTCGAGCAGGTACGCGCCGCCGCGGTGGAGTTACGCGACCGCGATGGTGACGGGATCGCGCTTGCGGCCCGCGGCGGGCGGCTGTCCAACATCGTCTTCATGGGCATGGGGGAGCCGCTGGCCAACTACAACCGGGTGCTGGCCGCGGTCCGAAGAATCCTCGCGCCGCCTCCGAACGGGTTCGGCATCTCGGCCCGCTCGGTCACCGTGTCGACGGTCGGGCTGGCGCCCGCGATCCGCAAGCTCGCCGACGAACGACTCGGGGTCACGCTGGCGTTGTCGCTGCACGCCCCCGACGACGAACTGCGCGACACGCTGGTCCCGGTGAACAATCGGTGGAAGGTGTCCGAGGCGCTCGACGCCGCGCGGTATTACGCCGACGTGACCGGACGGCGAGTGTCCATCGAGTATGCGCTGATTCGCGATGTCAACGATCAGCCCTGGCGCGCAGACCTTCTCGGGAAGCGGTTGCACGGCGCGCTCGGCCCGCTGGTGCACGTCAACGTCATTCCGCTGAACCCGACGCCCGGCAGTGAGTGGGACGCCAGTCCCAAACCCGCCGAGCGCGAGTTCGTTCGCCGCGTGCGCGAGCGGGGCGTCTCGTGCACGGTGCGTGACACCCGCGGCCGTGAGATCGCCGCCGCCTGCGGGCAATTGGCGGCCCAGGGCTGA
- a CDS encoding phosphatidate cytidylyltransferase, whose product MTEQRKGPVAETPVDEPPKKKSRAGRDLPAAIAVGVLLGAMAIGVLLFAPIGWLPVLAVFIPVATGEVIRRLRDSGYALPAVPLLVGGQAMIWLTWPFGAVGLLGAYGGTIVVCMVWRLVGQGLRKQPVNYLRDISASVLLATWVPFFASFSALLIFQDHGGGRVFTVIVTVVFADIGGYVAGVLFGKHLMAPAISPKKSWEGLGGSLVFGVTAAVLSVTFLMDKPAWVGVPLGLMLVITGVLGDLVESQVKRDLGIKDMGTLLPGHGGIMDRIDAMLPSAVAGWIVLTLLA is encoded by the coding sequence GTGACCGAACAGCGCAAGGGTCCCGTGGCAGAGACGCCGGTCGACGAACCGCCCAAGAAGAAGTCGCGGGCGGGCCGTGACCTACCCGCGGCGATCGCGGTCGGTGTGCTGCTGGGCGCGATGGCGATCGGGGTCCTTCTCTTCGCGCCGATCGGGTGGCTGCCGGTGCTGGCGGTCTTCATCCCGGTCGCCACGGGAGAGGTGATCCGCCGGCTCCGGGACTCCGGTTACGCACTGCCCGCGGTCCCGCTGCTGGTCGGTGGCCAGGCGATGATCTGGTTGACGTGGCCGTTCGGCGCGGTCGGTCTGCTCGGCGCCTACGGCGGGACGATCGTCGTCTGCATGGTGTGGCGCCTCGTCGGGCAGGGCCTGCGTAAACAGCCGGTCAATTACCTGCGCGACATCTCCGCCTCGGTGCTGCTCGCGACGTGGGTGCCGTTCTTCGCCAGCTTCAGCGCGCTGCTGATCTTCCAGGACCACGGCGGCGGCCGGGTGTTCACGGTGATCGTGACCGTGGTATTCGCCGACATCGGCGGTTATGTGGCCGGGGTGCTGTTCGGTAAACACCTGATGGCGCCGGCGATCAGCCCGAAGAAGTCGTGGGAGGGTCTCGGCGGCTCGCTGGTGTTCGGCGTCACCGCCGCAGTGCTGTCGGTGACGTTCCTGATGGACAAGCCCGCCTGGGTCGGGGTGCCGCTGGGCCTGATGCTGGTGATCACCGGGGTCCTCGGCGACCTGGTCGAATCGCAGGTCAAACGCGACCTCGGGATCAAGGACATGGGCACGCTGCTCCCGGGGCACGGCGGCATCATGGACCGCATCGACGCGATGCTCCCGTCTGCGGTGGCCGGCTGGATTGTGCTGACGCTGCTGGCGTAG
- the frr gene encoding ribosome recycling factor produces the protein MIDETLFDAEEKMEKAVSVARDDLSSIRTGRANPGMFARVNVDYYGSATPITQLSSINVPEARMVVIKPYEANQLRNIEDAIRNSDLGVNPTNDGNVIRVAIPQLTEERRRDLVKQAKAKGEDARVSVRSVRRKAMEELHRIKKEGEAGEDDVARAEKDLDKLTHTYSAQIDELVKHKEGELLEV, from the coding sequence GTGATCGACGAAACCCTCTTCGACGCCGAGGAGAAGATGGAGAAGGCGGTGTCTGTGGCTCGTGACGACCTGTCGTCGATTCGCACCGGCCGCGCAAACCCCGGCATGTTCGCGCGCGTCAACGTCGACTACTACGGGTCCGCCACGCCCATCACGCAACTGTCGAGCATCAACGTTCCCGAAGCGCGGATGGTGGTGATCAAGCCCTACGAGGCCAACCAGCTGCGCAATATCGAGGATGCGATCCGCAACTCCGACCTGGGCGTCAACCCGACCAACGACGGCAACGTCATCCGCGTCGCCATTCCGCAGCTGACCGAGGAGCGGCGCCGCGACCTGGTCAAGCAGGCCAAGGCGAAGGGCGAGGACGCCAGGGTGTCGGTCCGCAGCGTCCGTCGTAAGGCGATGGAGGAGTTGCACCGCATCAAAAAGGAAGGCGAGGCGGGCGAGGACGACGTGGCCCGCGCGGAGAAGGACCTCGACAAGCTGACCCACACCTACAGCGCGCAGATCGACGAGCTGGTCAAGCACAAAGAAGGCGAGCTGCTGGAGGTCTAG
- the pyrH gene encoding UMP kinase — MADPNVSGAAVPDSNVAGAVAATGPNGAIRPKYSRVLLKLGGEMFGGGDVGLDPDVVHQVARQIAEVVRSGVQVAVVIGGGNFFRGAQLQQRGMERARSDYMGMLGTVMNSLALQDFLEKEGIDTRVQTAITMGQVAEPYIPLRAVRHLEKGRVVIFGAGMGLPYFSTDTTAAQRALEIGAEVVLMAKAVDGVFTADPRQHPDAELLTAISHREIIDRGLKVADATAFSLCMDNGMPILVFNLLTDGNIARAVAGEKIGTLVTT; from the coding sequence ATGGCGGACCCCAATGTCTCCGGCGCGGCAGTTCCTGATTCCAATGTCGCCGGCGCGGTGGCAGCAACCGGTCCCAACGGAGCGATCCGCCCGAAGTACAGCCGCGTCCTGCTCAAGCTCGGCGGCGAGATGTTCGGCGGCGGGGATGTAGGCCTGGATCCGGACGTCGTGCACCAGGTGGCCCGCCAGATCGCCGAAGTGGTCCGCAGCGGTGTGCAGGTTGCCGTCGTCATCGGCGGCGGCAACTTCTTCCGCGGTGCGCAATTGCAGCAGCGCGGCATGGAGCGAGCCCGAAGCGACTACATGGGCATGCTGGGCACCGTCATGAACAGCCTTGCCCTGCAGGATTTCCTGGAAAAAGAAGGTATCGACACCCGGGTGCAGACCGCGATCACGATGGGACAGGTCGCCGAGCCCTACATCCCTCTACGGGCGGTGCGGCACTTGGAGAAGGGCCGCGTGGTGATCTTCGGAGCGGGCATGGGCCTGCCGTACTTCTCCACCGACACCACCGCCGCGCAACGCGCGCTGGAGATCGGCGCCGAGGTGGTGCTGATGGCCAAGGCCGTCGACGGCGTTTTCACGGCCGACCCGCGCCAGCACCCCGATGCCGAACTGCTCACCGCGATCAGTCACCGCGAAATCATCGACCGCGGCCTGAAGGTGGCCGACGCCACCGCGTTCAGCCTCTGCATGGACAACGGCATGCCGATCCTGGTGTTCAACCTGCTCACAGATGGCAATATCGCGCGAGCGGTCGCGGGTGAGAAGATCGGAACACTGGTCACCACCTGA
- a CDS encoding class I SAM-dependent methyltransferase, translated as MTEPTNEMFDSAYKGEAPEMSGAKPPWSIGEPQPELATLIEQGKFHGDVLDAGCGEAAISLYLAERGFTTVGLDQSPTAIELARAEAANRGLTTASFEVADISDFGGYDGRFGTIVDSTLFHSMPIELREGYLRSIVRAAAPGASYFVLVFDKAGMPGGPAFPVTEDELRDVVSKYWTIDEIRPARIHAVFPDGFQEFFPVTDVRDEPKGRKSVPAWLLSAHLPG; from the coding sequence ATGACCGAACCCACCAATGAGATGTTCGACAGCGCCTACAAGGGCGAGGCCCCCGAGATGAGCGGCGCGAAACCGCCGTGGAGCATCGGCGAACCGCAGCCCGAGCTCGCCACCCTGATCGAACAGGGCAAATTCCACGGTGACGTGCTCGACGCCGGGTGCGGCGAGGCCGCCATCTCCCTGTACCTGGCCGAGCGGGGCTTCACGACAGTCGGTCTCGACCAGTCACCCACGGCGATCGAGTTGGCCAGAGCAGAGGCCGCGAATCGCGGGCTGACCACCGCCAGCTTCGAGGTGGCCGATATCAGCGACTTCGGCGGTTACGACGGGCGGTTCGGGACGATCGTCGACTCGACGTTGTTCCACTCGATGCCCATCGAACTGCGCGAGGGCTATCTGCGCTCGATCGTGCGGGCCGCGGCTCCCGGTGCCTCGTACTTCGTGCTGGTTTTCGACAAGGCGGGCATGCCCGGTGGTCCGGCCTTCCCGGTGACCGAGGACGAGTTGCGCGACGTCGTCTCGAAGTACTGGACGATCGACGAGATCAGGCCCGCGCGCATCCACGCAGTGTTCCCGGACGGCTTCCAGGAGTTCTTCCCGGTGACCGACGTCCGGGACGAGCCCAAAGGGCGCAAATCGGTGCCCGCCTGGCTGCTGAGCGCCCACCTGCCGGGCTGA
- a CDS encoding MarR family winged helix-turn-helix transcriptional regulator codes for MVDMDRPLAEQPLGFLLSRVANALRAEVTTTVLEPLDVAFPQYLCMRILSQHPGRSNAELARDFNVSPQAMNMVLRGLQDRGLVSRPASVSSGRSLPAQLTREGRELLRRTDSGVRAAEDKLMANLTQRQQREFKQILAALGTD; via the coding sequence ATGGTTGATATGGACAGGCCGCTCGCAGAACAGCCGCTCGGTTTTCTGCTCTCCCGGGTGGCGAACGCACTGCGCGCCGAGGTCACCACGACGGTGCTGGAACCGCTCGATGTGGCTTTCCCGCAGTACCTGTGCATGCGGATCCTGTCGCAGCACCCCGGTCGGTCCAACGCCGAACTGGCCCGCGACTTCAACGTCTCGCCGCAGGCGATGAACATGGTGCTGCGCGGCCTGCAGGACCGCGGGCTGGTCAGCCGGCCCGCGAGCGTGTCGTCGGGACGATCACTGCCGGCGCAACTCACCCGCGAGGGCCGGGAGTTGTTAAGACGCACGGACTCCGGGGTGCGCGCGGCCGAGGACAAGTTGATGGCCAATCTGACGCAGCGACAACAACGGGAGTTCAAGCAGATCCTCGCGGCGCTCGGTACGGATTGA